In Kryptolebias marmoratus isolate JLee-2015 linkage group LG11, ASM164957v2, whole genome shotgun sequence, the following proteins share a genomic window:
- the LOC108229376 gene encoding cytochrome P450 2F2 — translation MKEAMVVKATDFAGRPQDLLIGDLTQRKGVILVDYGSLWRDHRRFALMTLRNFGLGKKSMEERIHEEIQFTVKTLEKSVGKTLSPQVMFHNAASNIICKVLFGTRYEYDDETLRVIVRCFTEVNRIANGPWAMLYDSVPSVRRLPLPFNKAFKNMEVLLSLSARFVSEHKKSRIPGKPRDFVDCYLDELDKNKEDSSFSEDQLRSMNFDLYLAGTDTTSTTLLTGFLYLMNFPHIQERCQQEIDVVLEGKDRATFEDRHSMPYMQAVIHEMQRVANILPLSSYHCTTKDTELMGYSIPRGTMIIQNLTSVLKEEGQWKFPHEFNPENFLNEQGDFVKPEAFMPFSAGPRMCLGEGLARMELFLITVTLLRKFRFVWPEDAGEPDFSPAYGITLCPKPYNMKVELR, via the exons ATGAAGGAGGCCATGGTGGTCAAAGCCACAGACTTTGCTGGACGACCTCAAGACCTGCTTATCGGAGACCTCACCCAGAGGAAAG GAGTGATTCTGGTTGATTATGGCTCCCTCTGGAGGGACCACCGCCGATTTGCTCTGATGACTCTGAGAAACTTCGGTCTGGGGAAGAAATCCATGGAGGAGAGAATTCACGAGGAGATTCAGTTCACCGTGAAAACCCTGGAGAAGAGTGTGG GTAAAACTCTGAGTCCTCAGGTGATGTTTCACAACGCAGCCTCCAACATCATCTGTAAGGTTCTGTTTGGGACCCGTTACGAGTACGATGACGAGACGCTCAGAGTGATCGTTCGGTGTTTCACCGAGGTGAACAGAATAGCCAACGGTCCGTGGGCCATG CTGTACGACTCTGTCCCGTCAGTCCGTCGCCTGCCACTTCCCTTCAACAAGGCCTTCAAAAACATGGAG GTTCTTCTGAGTCTCTCAGCCCGTTTTGTGAGCGAGCACAAGAAGAGCAGAATCCCCGGCAAGCCGCGGGATTTCGTCGACTGCTACCTGGATGAGCTGGACAAG AACAAAGAGGATTCTTCATTTTCTGAGGACCAACTCAGAAGTATGAACTTCGATCTTTATCTTGCTGGGACCgacaccacctccaccaccctCCTGACTGGCTTTCTGTACCTCATGAACTTCCCTCACATCCAAG AGCGATGCCAGCAGGAGATCGATGTGGTTTTGGAAGGGAAGGATCGGGCCACGTTTGAGGACAGGCACAGCATGCCTTACATGCAG GCTGTGATCCATGAAATGCAGAGGGTTGCCAACATTCTTCCTCTCAGTTCTTACCACTGCACCACCaaagacacagagctgatgggataCTCCATTCCCAGG GGTACGATGATCATCCAGAACCTGACCTCGGTGCTGAAGGAGGAGGGTCAGTGGAAATTCCCTCACGAGTTTAATCCTGAAAACTTCCTGAACGAGCAGGGAGACTTCGTCAAACCGGAGGCCTTCATGCCGTTCTCTGCAG GTCCTCGGATGTGTCTCGGAGAGGGTCTGGCCCGTATGGAGCTCTTCCTCATCACGGTGACCCTGCTGAGGAAGTTTAGGTTCGTCTGGCCGGAGGACGCTGGAGAACCAGACTTCAGTCCGGCCTATGGGATCACTTTGTGTCCAAAACCTTACAACATGAAGGTCGAGCTGAGATGA
- the LOC119617457 gene encoding cytochrome P450 2B5-like, whose protein sequence is MFISIVLLWFCLGFILLQLKPRRPKNFPPGPPTLPVLGNLRYLTSKNPLKDLEKLRQSYGDVYSLFLGSKPAVLISGLKRW, encoded by the exons ATGTTTATCTCGATTGTTctgctgtggttctgtttgggcTTCATCCTCCTTCAACTTAAACCTCGGAGACCCAAGAACTTCCCTCCAGGACCCCCCACCCTGCCGGTTCTGGGGAACCTTCGGTACCTGACCTCAAAGAACCCCTTGAAGGACCTGGAGAAG ctgaggCAGTCTTATGGAGACGTCTACAGCCTGTTCCTTGGTTCCAAACCTGCTGTGCTCATCAGCGGGTTGAAG CGTTGGTGA
- the LOC108229497 gene encoding copine-2-like: MSFPSSVPALQLGRTETAVNNLNPVFGVKFQVDYHFEEIQKLRFAMFDEDKCATQLYEHDFLGEFICTLGVIVSNKKLHRPLILANGKPAGKGSITITAQELSDNRIITLTLSGRKLDKKDFFGKSDPYLEFHKQGEDGKWMLVHRTEVIKNTLDPVWKPFTVPLISLCNGDVDRNIKVLCYDYDNDGGHDFIGEFQTTVAKMSEAQNSVEVEFDCINPKKQKKKKNYKNSGVIIVKSCKIAHDYTFLDYILGGCQLMFTVSKMSECRFFPALQCCSNEIHVSSCSALVLSKTDEKHSDFLFSFTGVEAGSESFPYREGRCEGGGLSELKRAQQMSNGVL; encoded by the exons atGAGTTTTCCCTCTTCTGTTCCCGCCCTGCAGCTGGGTCGCACGGAAACAGCCGTGAACAACCTGAACCCCGTGTTCGGGGTGAAGTTTCAGGTGGACTATCACTTCGAGGAGATCCAGAAGCTCCGATTCGCCATGTTCGACGAGGACAAGTGCGCCACGCAGCTCTACGAGCACGACTTCCTGGGAGAGTTCATCTGCACGCTGGGAGTG attgtgTCTAATAAGAAACTTCACAGACCGTTGATATTAGCCAATGGGAAGCCAGCTGGGAAAGGATCAATCACG ATAACAGCGCAGGAGCTGTCTGACAACAGAATCATCACTCTGACCCTGAGTGGGCGCAAACTGGATAAGAAG GACTTCTTCGGGAAATCGGATCCATACCTGGAGTTTCACAAACAGGGAGAAGATGGTAAATGGATGCTGGTGCACCGGACGGAG GTCATAAAGAACACTTTAGATCCAGTGTGGAAACCTTTCACCGTGCCTCTCATTTCTCTCTGCAACGGAGACGTGGACAGAAACATTAAG GTGCTGTGCTACGACTACGACAACGACGGGGGCCACGACTTCATCGGAGAGTTTCAGACAACAGTCGCCAAGATGAGCGAGGCGCAGAACTCAGTGGAG GTGGAGTTTGACTGCATCAACCccaagaaacagaagaagaagaagaactacAAGAACTCAGGAGTTATCATCGTCAAGTCCTGTAAG attGCACACGACTACACCTTCCTGGATTACATCCTGGGAGGATGCCAGCTCATGTTTACGGTGAGTAAGATGTCAGAATGCCGTTTCTTTCCTGCTCTGCAGTGTTGCAGTAATGAGATACATGTTTCCTCTTGCTCTGCTCTCGTGCTCTCGAAAACGgatgaaaaacattcagattttctattttcatttaCTGGGGTTGAGGCTGGATCGGAGTCATTTCCATACAGAGAGGGAAGGTGCGAGGGGGGGGGGCTGAGTGAATTAAAACGAGCGCAGCAGATGAGTAATGGAGTGCTGTGA